A region from the Muribaculum gordoncarteri genome encodes:
- the uvrA gene encoding excinuclease ABC subunit UvrA, with translation MEENQEVLSVLGARVHNLKNIDVDIPHNKLTVITGLSGSGKSSLAFDTIFAEGQRRYIETFSAYARNMLGTLERPDVDNISGLSPVIAIEQKTINRNPRSTIGTTTEIYDYLRLLYARAGEARSYITGEPMLKYTDEKIVSMILEKYIDKKIYILAPLVKNRKGHYKELFEQQRKKGYLTVRVDGEMREITFGMKLDRYKNHSIELVIDKLKVNHKDVTRLRDSVNKALQQGGKQLMIYDVEGDSIGYYSQLLMDPVSGISYREPAPHNFSFNSPLGACPTCKGLGYVNIVDRSKLIPNDKLSIHEGGIVALGSYKNSMIFWQISAICEKYGYTIKTPIKDLSEEALNDILNGTNERLQLKTDSQSTFNYFQTYEGLVKYIELQQSEDASAKAQKWSGQFYSRCVCPECNGQRLNKEALHFFINGKNIAELAAMDISALYQWMLTAEEGMSSQQAMIAREILKEIRTRLKFLVDVGLEYLSLNRNSSTLSGGESQRIRLATQLGSELVNVMYILDEPSIGLHQRDNKRLINSLKRLRDAYNSIIVVEHDKEIMLEADYVVDIGPKAGRKGGNVVFAGTPSEMLKTDTLTAQYLNGAKCIAIPEKRREGNGKFITLSGCTGHNLKDVTLKLPLGKFVCIAGVSGSGKSSLVNGTLQPILSHHFYRSQQEPLPYEKIEGIDNIDKIVTVDQSPLGRSPRSNPATYTGVFADIRNLFVNLPEAKIRGYKPGRFSFNVAGGRCEACNGNGYKTIEMNFLPDVLVPCEVCGGKRYNRETLEVRFKGKSIADVLDMTINQAVEFFESVPNILKKIKVLQEIGLGYIKLGQPSSTLSGGENQRVKLATELSKRDTGNTLFILDEPTTGLHFEDINVLLGVINKLVERGNTVLVIEHNLDVLKCADHIIDMGPEGGKNGGCIIAEGTPEEVARGDSPTAIYIANELKQQ, from the coding sequence ATGGAAGAGAATCAAGAAGTGCTTTCGGTACTCGGTGCAAGAGTACATAATCTGAAAAACATAGATGTGGACATTCCGCACAACAAGCTCACGGTAATTACCGGATTGAGCGGCAGCGGAAAGTCATCGCTGGCTTTTGACACGATATTCGCCGAAGGCCAGCGTCGCTATATCGAAACATTCTCAGCCTATGCACGCAATATGCTCGGAACGCTTGAGCGGCCCGATGTCGACAACATATCGGGACTAAGCCCCGTAATCGCAATTGAGCAGAAGACCATCAACCGAAATCCGCGAAGCACAATAGGCACCACGACTGAAATATACGATTATCTGCGTCTTCTGTATGCTCGCGCCGGAGAGGCCCGAAGCTACATAACGGGAGAACCGATGCTGAAATACACCGACGAGAAAATCGTTTCGATGATTCTTGAGAAGTATATCGACAAGAAGATATACATTCTCGCTCCGCTTGTTAAGAACCGAAAAGGCCACTACAAGGAGCTGTTTGAGCAACAGCGCAAAAAAGGCTACCTCACGGTGAGAGTCGACGGCGAAATGCGTGAAATCACATTCGGCATGAAGCTCGACCGTTACAAAAATCACTCCATCGAGCTTGTAATCGACAAGCTGAAGGTCAACCACAAGGATGTGACGCGACTGCGTGACTCGGTGAACAAAGCACTTCAGCAAGGTGGAAAGCAGCTGATGATCTATGATGTGGAGGGTGATTCAATAGGTTACTACAGCCAGTTGCTGATGGATCCCGTCAGCGGAATATCCTATCGTGAACCGGCTCCTCACAATTTTTCGTTCAATTCACCGCTCGGAGCGTGTCCTACATGCAAAGGCCTCGGATATGTCAACATCGTCGACCGCTCGAAGCTCATACCTAACGACAAGCTGTCGATACACGAGGGAGGCATAGTGGCCTTGGGTTCCTACAAGAATTCGATGATATTCTGGCAGATTTCAGCCATCTGCGAGAAGTATGGCTACACGATAAAGACTCCGATAAAGGATTTGAGCGAAGAGGCGCTGAATGACATCCTGAACGGCACCAATGAACGCCTGCAGCTAAAGACTGACAGCCAAAGCACATTCAACTATTTCCAGACCTATGAGGGACTGGTGAAGTACATCGAGCTTCAGCAATCGGAAGATGCTTCGGCCAAGGCGCAAAAATGGAGCGGACAATTCTATTCGCGCTGCGTGTGTCCCGAATGTAACGGACAGCGGCTGAACAAGGAGGCACTTCACTTCTTCATCAACGGCAAAAACATCGCGGAGCTTGCCGCGATGGACATATCGGCACTCTATCAATGGATGCTCACCGCCGAAGAGGGAATGTCGTCGCAGCAGGCAATGATAGCGCGTGAAATTCTCAAGGAGATAAGGACGCGACTGAAATTCCTGGTGGATGTGGGCTTGGAATATCTGTCGCTCAACCGCAACTCATCGACCCTCTCAGGAGGCGAAAGCCAACGTATAAGGCTTGCCACACAACTTGGATCGGAGTTGGTAAATGTCATGTACATTCTCGACGAACCGAGCATAGGCCTCCACCAACGCGACAACAAAAGGCTTATAAACTCCCTGAAAAGGCTGCGTGACGCCTATAATTCAATAATAGTCGTAGAGCATGACAAGGAGATAATGCTGGAAGCCGATTACGTGGTCGATATCGGCCCCAAAGCAGGTCGCAAGGGCGGTAATGTGGTATTTGCCGGAACCCCGTCAGAGATGCTTAAAACCGACACATTGACCGCCCAATACCTTAACGGCGCCAAATGCATAGCAATCCCTGAAAAGCGACGCGAGGGCAACGGCAAGTTCATAACGCTGTCGGGGTGCACGGGACATAATCTAAAGGATGTGACACTGAAATTGCCGCTTGGCAAATTCGTGTGCATAGCAGGCGTGTCGGGAAGCGGAAAATCAAGCCTCGTAAACGGCACGTTACAGCCTATATTAAGCCATCATTTCTATCGCTCGCAACAAGAACCGTTGCCCTACGAGAAAATCGAAGGCATAGACAACATCGACAAGATCGTGACAGTCGACCAGTCGCCTCTCGGCCGCTCGCCACGCTCCAATCCGGCCACATATACCGGAGTGTTTGCCGACATACGCAATCTTTTCGTAAATCTTCCCGAAGCCAAAATACGTGGATACAAGCCAGGACGCTTCTCGTTTAATGTCGCAGGAGGACGCTGTGAAGCCTGCAACGGCAACGGATACAAGACGATTGAAATGAACTTCCTGCCCGATGTGCTTGTGCCGTGTGAAGTGTGCGGAGGAAAGCGTTACAACAGGGAAACCCTTGAGGTGAGATTCAAGGGCAAATCGATTGCCGATGTGCTCGACATGACGATAAACCAGGCCGTAGAGTTCTTCGAAAGCGTGCCAAACATCCTGAAAAAGATAAAGGTGCTTCAGGAGATAGGATTGGGCTACATCAAGCTCGGACAACCTTCAAGCACACTGTCGGGAGGTGAGAACCAGCGTGTGAAACTTGCCACCGAACTATCGAAAAGGGACACAGGAAACACTCTGTTCATCCTTGACGAACCTACGACCGGATTGCACTTTGAGGACATAAACGTGCTTCTCGGCGTCATCAACAAGCTTGTCGAGCGCGGAAACACAGTGCTCGTCATCGAACACAACCTCGATGTGCTGAAATGCGCCGACCATATTATAGACATGGGACCCGAAGGAGGCAAAAACGGAGGCTGCATAATTGCCGAAGGTACTCCTGAAGAAGTCGCACGTGGAGATTCACCCACAGCAATCTATATTGCAAACGAATTGAAACAGCAATAA
- a CDS encoding lytic transglycosylase domain-containing protein, translated as MNLQSTILALSLIILSTTAINGADNTPSSSTVFSRVESPDIPSLIKFADKTIDLDRTDMYERLDRELTSMIYTHGNTLLVLKRANRYFPELVPILKKNGVPEDMIYLACIESTLNPRAYSSAKAAGLWQFISSTAKQYGLEVNEYVDERYHPEKATAAACRYLKSAYSKYGNWESVAASYNGGMGRITKELSAQGVSSAYDLYLVDETARYIYRLLSMKLIMENPAKYGFRLSSDQLYQPIRTKTVTVNGPVEDWQKWAFDHDINYMILREYNPWIRAKSLPNKTGKTYEVKIPLKEDLNRSTQQKSVYNKNWVID; from the coding sequence ATGAATCTACAATCGACCATATTGGCGTTATCGCTGATAATACTTTCCACAACGGCAATAAACGGAGCCGACAACACACCGTCGTCATCAACTGTGTTTTCACGCGTAGAGAGTCCCGACATACCTTCGTTGATAAAGTTTGCCGACAAGACAATCGACCTTGACCGAACCGACATGTACGAGCGACTTGACCGTGAGCTTACATCAATGATATACACCCATGGCAATACACTGCTTGTGCTGAAGCGTGCCAACAGATACTTTCCCGAACTTGTACCCATACTGAAAAAGAACGGAGTTCCAGAGGACATGATATACCTTGCCTGCATTGAAAGCACGCTAAATCCGCGAGCCTATTCAAGCGCAAAGGCGGCCGGACTGTGGCAATTCATTTCCTCCACAGCCAAGCAATATGGCCTTGAAGTCAACGAGTATGTCGACGAGCGTTATCATCCCGAAAAAGCCACAGCAGCGGCATGCCGTTATCTGAAGTCGGCATATTCCAAATACGGCAACTGGGAATCGGTAGCAGCCTCCTACAACGGCGGCATGGGGCGAATAACCAAGGAGCTGTCGGCACAAGGTGTATCAAGCGCCTACGACCTCTATCTTGTCGATGAAACGGCTCGTTACATCTATCGCCTGCTGTCGATGAAGCTGATTATGGAGAATCCGGCAAAATACGGTTTCAGACTTTCATCCGACCAGCTTTATCAGCCTATACGCACAAAGACCGTAACCGTAAACGGCCCTGTGGAGGACTGGCAGAAGTGGGCGTTTGACCACGACATAAACTACATGATACTGCGCGAATACAATCCCTGGATCAGAGCGAAATCGCTTCCCAACAAGACGGGCAAGACCTATGAGGTAAAGATACCGCTGAAGGAAGACCTGAACCGCTCGACCCAGCAAAAGAGCGTCTACAATAAGAACTGGGTCATAGATTGA
- a CDS encoding potassium channel family protein, translating into MDNVTKPIPDHKRGAKRRILLILHILVLLMSIALIVLISYDAFRNISFIANETYLKLQFWICLFFIFDIAVEFFLYPKKWTYFCQHLLFFIVSIPYLNIIAYYNIQLSPEMLYLVRFIPMIRAAYVLAIVLGVLSTDKISSMFAAYVGLLITTVYFASLMFFIEEHYVNPGVTTFWSSLWWAFMDVTTVGCNINAITPTGKVLAVILAAEGLILFPVFTVYITNAMTRKGTDNTTQGNNTTSKPATATAAPAAASTASN; encoded by the coding sequence ATGGATAATGTAACTAAACCCATACCGGATCATAAAAGAGGTGCTAAGCGGAGAATATTGCTTATTCTTCACATTCTTGTGTTGTTGATGTCAATAGCCTTGATAGTGCTGATATCCTACGACGCATTCCGTAACATATCGTTCATTGCCAATGAAACGTATCTGAAATTGCAATTCTGGATATGCCTGTTCTTCATCTTTGACATTGCGGTGGAGTTCTTTCTATATCCCAAGAAATGGACCTATTTTTGCCAGCATCTACTGTTTTTCATTGTCAGCATTCCCTATCTTAACATAATAGCCTACTACAACATCCAGCTGTCACCCGAAATGCTCTATCTTGTGAGATTCATACCCATGATTAGAGCCGCCTACGTACTTGCAATAGTGCTCGGAGTGCTGTCGACCGACAAGATTTCGAGTATGTTTGCCGCTTATGTCGGTCTGCTCATCACGACGGTCTACTTTGCAAGCCTGATGTTTTTCATCGAGGAACATTACGTTAATCCCGGAGTGACTACATTCTGGTCATCGCTATGGTGGGCATTTATGGATGTAACCACAGTAGGATGCAACATCAACGCCATAACGCCCACCGGCAAGGTTCTCGCTGTAATACTGGCGGCCGAAGGTCTTATCCTCTTCCCGGTATTCACAGTCTACATAACCAATGCCATGACACGCAAAGGCACCGACAACACAACGCAGGGCAACAACACGACATCGAAGCCCGCCACCGCTACAGCCGCTCCTGCAGCCGCCTCCACAGCATCAAATTAG
- a CDS encoding superoxide dismutase → METNIYSQPKLPYAPDALAPIISSETISYHWGKHEKTYIDNLNKLIRDTEWEDMPLEDIIKKASGPLFNNASQAWNHIFYFFSFSPDGGGEPEGDLAEAIVREFGSFEEFKKLFEEAGVNLFGSGWVWLSQDGDGRLFITQGPNAANPLTQGLTPILTFDVWEHAYYLDYQNRRAEALHKLWDIVDWDVVGSRYTKK, encoded by the coding sequence ATGGAAACTAACATTTATTCTCAGCCAAAACTACCTTATGCTCCCGATGCACTCGCTCCGATTATAAGCAGCGAGACCATAAGCTATCATTGGGGTAAACACGAGAAAACATATATTGATAATCTTAACAAGCTTATCCGCGATACCGAATGGGAGGACATGCCGCTTGAGGACATAATCAAGAAGGCATCAGGTCCGCTGTTCAACAATGCATCGCAGGCTTGGAACCACATATTCTACTTCTTCTCATTCTCGCCCGATGGCGGAGGAGAACCCGAAGGTGACCTCGCAGAAGCAATAGTACGCGAATTCGGGTCATTTGAGGAATTCAAGAAACTGTTTGAAGAGGCAGGTGTAAACCTGTTCGGTTCAGGTTGGGTATGGCTTTCACAGGATGGTGACGGACGACTCTTTATAACCCAGGGACCGAATGCGGCTAATCCCCTCACTCAGGGATTGACACCTATTCTTACATTCGATGTATGGGAACACGCCTACTACCTCGACTACCAGAATCGCCGAGCCGAAGCCTTACATAAGCTTTGGGACATCGTCGACTGGGATGTAGTCGGCAGTCGATACACCAAGAAATAA
- a CDS encoding TolC family protein: MKSLIGITTILTISLSAQAQNFDQLLNSVLSNNQAVASSRYANESELLNLKSENNLPDPEVEVEYQWGRHEVGDKFDINVSQGFDWPGVYRARGKAIATASRAMEFLDRSNYIDKKLELKLLFIDIINARKNIALLKSRIGIMDELIDKYTHGQERGELTILDINKIKIERAKLNNSLSSIESDYEMLCSTLVGENGGKECNSLIEQLNEYPDDMILPVDNYEKMLTENNPMNNYSSLMSQSQAQMVQAEKLSRLPGFTLGYHHSWEDGDVFNGLVVGMTLPFFSTRHKVKAAKAMQQSLAYQEESVASQLHATMMGNRNKALSLHRQLDSYGKALGNDDNARLLKMALDGGQISILDYLGEMAYFLEARQDYLDLQYRYNQALAELNKYTLVTE, encoded by the coding sequence ATGAAGTCTTTAATCGGAATCACAACTATTCTGACAATCTCATTGAGCGCTCAGGCCCAAAACTTCGACCAATTGCTGAATTCAGTCCTTTCAAATAATCAGGCGGTGGCATCGTCACGTTATGCCAACGAAAGTGAATTGTTGAACCTGAAAAGTGAAAACAATCTTCCCGACCCGGAAGTGGAGGTCGAATACCAGTGGGGACGACATGAGGTTGGTGACAAGTTTGACATAAACGTTTCTCAAGGATTTGACTGGCCCGGAGTGTATAGAGCACGAGGCAAGGCCATTGCCACAGCATCACGGGCAATGGAGTTTCTCGACCGCAGCAACTATATCGATAAAAAGCTTGAGCTTAAATTGCTCTTCATCGACATCATAAACGCGCGTAAGAACATCGCCCTGCTCAAAAGCCGCATAGGCATAATGGATGAGCTTATCGACAAATACACCCATGGCCAGGAACGTGGAGAGTTGACAATACTCGATATAAATAAGATTAAAATCGAAAGAGCAAAACTTAACAACTCTTTATCATCGATTGAATCGGATTATGAAATGCTGTGCTCGACATTAGTCGGCGAAAATGGCGGCAAGGAGTGCAACTCATTGATCGAACAGCTTAATGAATATCCCGACGACATGATACTGCCTGTCGATAATTACGAGAAGATGCTCACCGAAAACAACCCGATGAACAACTACTCGTCGCTGATGTCACAGTCACAGGCCCAGATGGTACAGGCCGAAAAACTGAGCCGGTTACCCGGATTCACACTAGGTTATCACCACAGCTGGGAGGACGGAGATGTGTTCAACGGTCTTGTAGTAGGCATGACTCTTCCCTTCTTCTCAACACGCCACAAGGTGAAAGCGGCAAAGGCTATGCAGCAGTCACTTGCCTATCAGGAGGAATCGGTTGCATCACAGCTGCACGCCACGATGATGGGCAATCGCAATAAAGCGCTCAGCCTCCACCGTCAACTCGATTCCTACGGCAAGGCACTCGGTAATGACGACAATGCCCGACTGTTGAAAATGGCCCTTGACGGAGGACAGATTTCGATACTTGACTATCTCGGAGAGATGGCCTATTTTCTCGAAGCCCGTCAGGATTATCTCGATCTGCAATACCGCTACAATCAAGCGCTGGCCGAACTGAACAAGTACACGCTCGTGACCGAATAA
- a CDS encoding efflux RND transporter permease subunit, with amino-acid sequence MLNKIIQLSLRNRVVVIILAGLLLLAGTTVLLRMEVDIFPDLNAPTVVVMTEAPGFAPEEVEKLVTFPVETAVNGATDVRRVRSSSATGFSVVWVEFDWGTDIYRARQIVSEKLAAVAETLPPGVSTPVLGPQSSILGEIMIIGLTSDSTSMGDLRTLADRVIRPRLLAMGGVSQVSVIGGDIKEYQIKIEPERMRHYNVSLTEILDAASQVNANAGGGVLYEYGNEYIIKGDVNTSSVNAIGKSVVRSDERGTVLLEDVATVATGNKLPRIGVASERTKPAVLITVTKQPGTGTIALTERIEDELAVMRHTLPSDVNVSTDIFKQSDFIDNSISNLQQSLFEGSIFVIVILFFFLMNVRTTLISLIALPLSIIVTVLVLHFLGFSINTMSLGGIAIAIGSLVDDAIVDVENVYKRLRENRKLPEDKRRRTIDVVFEASKEVRMPIFNSSLIIIASFLPLFFLQGIEGRMLIPLGISFIVALIASTIVALTLTPVLCSYLLNNPGQEKLSNEPWATRKLKAAYSKALGFSFAHKKGVLIVTGALFALSIGLFFTLGRSFLPSFNEGSFTINVSSLPGISLDESDKIGRMAEEMILSVPEVKTVARKTGRAELDEHSLGVNVSEIEAPYKLDKRSREEVVRELRAKLSEIPGVNIEIGQPISHRIDAMLSGTEAQIAIKVFGDDLEKLYSLGTDIKKSISKIPGIVDINIEQQIGRPQLDLRPRREMLARYGIPVSKFVEFVDVALAGQVVSQVYENGLPYDLTVIVDDNLRNSMENISNLMIDSNQGKIPLSYVADIVSTTGPNTINRENVSRRIVIAANVDGRDLRGAVNDIIKTVDKEVNLPENYYINYGGQFESEAEASRTLALTSIGALIIILMLLYSEFRDMKESLIILINMPLAMIGGIIILCCTSGELNIPAIIGFISLLGITTRNGMLLISRYNHLLAEGQGFMECIRRGSTDRLLPIVMTALTSALALIPLALRGGEPGNEIQSPMAIVILGGLLTSTVLNIFIVPIVFYLTYHNRIKK; translated from the coding sequence ATGCTGAACAAGATTATACAATTGTCATTGCGCAATCGCGTCGTAGTGATAATATTGGCCGGATTGTTACTCCTTGCGGGAACAACAGTGCTTCTGCGCATGGAGGTCGACATATTCCCCGACCTTAATGCCCCCACGGTTGTCGTGATGACCGAGGCGCCGGGATTTGCACCCGAAGAGGTTGAAAAGCTTGTGACATTTCCCGTTGAAACGGCAGTAAACGGAGCCACCGATGTAAGGCGTGTGCGCTCTTCGTCGGCTACCGGATTTTCGGTAGTTTGGGTCGAATTTGATTGGGGAACCGACATATACCGTGCCCGACAGATTGTGTCGGAAAAACTTGCCGCAGTGGCCGAAACACTTCCTCCGGGAGTAAGCACTCCCGTTCTTGGCCCTCAATCGTCGATTCTTGGCGAAATAATGATCATCGGCCTTACCTCCGACTCTACATCAATGGGTGACCTGCGCACCCTTGCCGACCGTGTGATTCGTCCACGACTGCTTGCCATGGGCGGAGTGTCGCAAGTATCGGTCATAGGCGGTGACATAAAGGAGTATCAAATCAAGATAGAGCCTGAACGGATGCGTCACTACAACGTGTCGCTTACCGAGATACTTGATGCTGCATCGCAGGTAAATGCCAATGCCGGAGGCGGCGTTCTCTATGAATATGGCAACGAGTACATCATCAAGGGCGATGTCAACACTTCATCGGTCAACGCCATCGGCAAGTCGGTGGTACGAAGTGATGAACGAGGCACCGTGCTACTTGAGGATGTAGCCACAGTAGCCACCGGCAACAAATTGCCGCGTATCGGTGTGGCATCGGAGCGCACCAAGCCCGCAGTGCTAATTACCGTTACGAAACAACCCGGCACAGGCACCATCGCCCTTACCGAACGCATCGAGGACGAGCTCGCCGTCATGCGTCACACCCTGCCCTCCGATGTCAACGTATCAACCGACATTTTCAAACAGAGCGACTTCATCGACAATTCAATAAGTAATCTGCAACAGTCACTGTTTGAAGGCTCAATATTTGTCATCGTAATTCTGTTCTTCTTCCTGATGAACGTGCGCACCACGCTTATATCGCTCATTGCATTGCCTCTGTCGATTATCGTGACGGTGCTGGTGTTGCACTTCCTCGGCTTCAGCATCAACACAATGAGCCTTGGCGGTATAGCTATTGCAATAGGCTCGCTCGTCGATGACGCCATTGTGGATGTGGAGAATGTGTATAAGCGACTGAGGGAAAACCGCAAATTACCCGAAGATAAACGCCGCAGAACAATTGATGTCGTATTTGAGGCATCTAAGGAAGTGCGCATGCCCATCTTCAACTCTTCGCTTATAATCATTGCGAGCTTCCTTCCCTTGTTCTTCCTTCAAGGCATCGAGGGTCGAATGCTCATCCCTCTCGGCATATCGTTTATAGTAGCCTTGATTGCATCGACAATTGTAGCACTCACTTTGACACCGGTATTGTGCAGCTACCTGCTTAACAATCCGGGACAGGAAAAATTGAGCAATGAACCTTGGGCAACGCGCAAATTGAAAGCTGCCTACAGCAAAGCTCTTGGATTCTCATTTGCTCACAAGAAAGGTGTCCTAATCGTCACAGGCGCTCTATTCGCCCTCTCTATCGGATTGTTCTTCACCTTGGGACGAAGCTTCCTCCCCTCGTTCAATGAAGGCTCGTTTACCATAAATGTAAGCTCGCTTCCCGGAATCTCGCTTGACGAGAGTGACAAGATAGGACGAATGGCCGAAGAGATGATACTGTCGGTACCCGAAGTAAAAACCGTTGCACGCAAAACCGGCCGAGCTGAACTTGACGAGCACTCGCTCGGTGTCAACGTATCGGAAATCGAGGCTCCCTACAAGCTCGACAAGCGAAGCCGCGAAGAGGTCGTAAGGGAACTTAGAGCAAAACTCAGCGAAATTCCCGGAGTAAACATAGAGATAGGCCAGCCCATATCCCACCGCATCGATGCAATGCTTTCAGGCACCGAGGCGCAGATTGCAATAAAAGTTTTCGGCGATGACCTTGAGAAGCTCTATTCACTCGGTACCGACATCAAGAAAAGCATATCGAAGATTCCCGGTATCGTAGACATAAACATAGAGCAGCAGATAGGTCGCCCACAACTCGATCTGCGTCCGCGTCGTGAAATGCTTGCGCGTTACGGCATTCCTGTCAGCAAATTTGTGGAATTTGTCGATGTGGCATTGGCCGGACAGGTTGTCAGCCAGGTCTATGAAAACGGCCTCCCCTACGACTTGACGGTAATTGTCGACGACAATTTGCGCAACTCGATGGAAAACATATCCAACCTTATGATTGACAGCAATCAAGGCAAGATACCGTTGAGCTACGTAGCCGACATCGTATCCACTACGGGGCCCAATACCATCAATCGTGAGAATGTAAGCCGACGCATTGTCATTGCCGCCAATGTCGACGGACGCGACCTGCGAGGTGCCGTAAACGACATAATAAAGACAGTCGACAAGGAGGTAAATCTCCCCGAGAACTACTACATCAATTATGGCGGACAGTTTGAGAGCGAGGCCGAAGCGTCACGCACTCTTGCCCTCACCTCAATCGGTGCGTTGATTATCATTCTCATGTTGCTGTACTCGGAATTCCGTGACATGAAAGAGTCGCTCATAATATTGATCAATATGCCACTGGCAATGATTGGCGGCATCATAATCTTGTGTTGCACATCAGGGGAGCTTAACATTCCTGCGATAATAGGATTCATCTCGCTGCTCGGAATCACGACACGTAACGGCATGTTGCTTATATCGCGTTACAATCATCTGCTTGCCGAAGGTCAAGGATTCATGGAGTGCATACGCCGTGGCTCAACCGATCGACTGCTCCCCATTGTAATGACGGCCCTGACATCGGCCCTGGCGCTAATTCCCCTCGCATTGCGTGGCGGCGAACCCGGCAATGAGATTCAATCGCCTATGGCCATTGTGATTCTCGGCGGATTGTTGACTTCAACAGTGTTGAACATATTCATTGTTCCGATAGTGTTCTATCTGACCTATCATAACAGAATCAAAAAATGA
- a CDS encoding efflux RND transporter periplasmic adaptor subunit, which produces MAERFGVKTAKLTPGMFNEVIKVSGQIVPAPDDQVVISARSSGIVTFAHGITPGCRVNSGATIATLSSKGFSGGDTNEATAIALNAAKKELDRITPLYKEGIVSQKDYNAAEQAYEQARASHSGSKSGSVATAPVSGSITQLLVQQGEYVTAGQPIAVISRNSRLTLRADLPEKYYSLMPQINDANFRTTYNDTIVSLAKLNGKLISSSSVNSVSQPGYVPVYFSFDNDGSVIPGAYAEVYLLGQSRDNVLTIPLDALTEHQGKYFVYTRLDEEGYQKHLVTIGANDGQAVEILSGLHPGDDVVVAGAIAVKLAETSNVVPEGHSHNH; this is translated from the coding sequence ATGGCCGAACGCTTCGGGGTCAAAACCGCTAAATTGACACCGGGCATGTTCAATGAAGTAATCAAGGTATCGGGCCAGATTGTCCCCGCCCCCGACGATCAAGTCGTTATATCGGCCCGGTCATCAGGCATTGTCACCTTCGCTCACGGCATAACTCCCGGATGCCGCGTAAATTCCGGAGCTACAATAGCCACATTGTCATCCAAAGGATTCTCGGGAGGTGACACCAATGAAGCTACCGCCATCGCACTTAATGCAGCCAAGAAAGAGCTTGACCGAATAACCCCGCTCTATAAGGAAGGAATCGTATCACAGAAGGACTATAACGCCGCCGAGCAAGCCTACGAACAGGCCCGTGCCTCTCATTCGGGCAGTAAATCGGGAAGCGTGGCGACAGCACCTGTAAGCGGATCGATAACCCAATTGCTCGTCCAGCAAGGCGAATATGTCACTGCAGGCCAGCCTATAGCCGTCATATCACGCAATTCACGACTGACATTGCGAGCCGATTTGCCCGAAAAATACTATTCACTTATGCCGCAAATCAATGACGCAAACTTCCGCACCACTTATAATGACACCATCGTATCGCTCGCAAAGCTGAATGGCAAACTGATTTCAAGCAGTTCGGTAAATTCAGTGTCGCAACCAGGATATGTGCCCGTCTACTTCTCATTCGACAATGACGGCAGTGTCATTCCAGGTGCTTACGCCGAAGTTTATCTGCTCGGACAGTCACGCGACAATGTCCTGACAATTCCCCTCGACGCACTTACCGAACATCAGGGCAAATATTTCGTCTACACCAGACTTGACGAAGAGGGCTACCAAAAGCATCTTGTCACCATCGGCGCCAATGACGGTCAGGCGGTGGAAATTCTCAGCGGACTGCATCCCGGCGACGATGTTGTAGTGGCCGGAGCGATAGCCGTAAAGCTTGCCGAAACAAGCAATGTAGTTCCTGAAGGACATTCCCATAACCATTAA